The nucleotide sequence GCAGATCACGGTCATACAGCCGATAGGCCTGTACGCCGGACTGGTCCAGCCAGCGCCGCAACTGCCTGCTGTTCTTGCGCAGCCGGTTCACCAGCGCCTGGGCCGGTTCCGGCACATCAAAGGCCGCTTCGCCAACTACCTGCAATGGCGGTGGCGGCACTTTGCGCTGCGGCGTCATGCGCCGCAGGTAGACCTGCATCGGGCCGTTGCGCACGCGCCAGCTTTCCAGCATCTGCATCCCGCTGCGGTCCAGCGCTTCGACCTGGCTCGCCACCACCAGCGCGTGCCAGTGCGGCGCCAGACGTCCCAGCACCTGGCCGAGCGCATAATACAGCCAGCCGGCACGCTGCTGTTCCTCCAGCCGCTCGCCCCAGGGCGGATTGGTCACGACCAGGCCTTTATCACCGGCAAAATCCCGTGCACGCAGCGCACCGAGTTCTCGACGTTCCAGATGAATCAGCGCGCCGACGCCAGCGCGCTCGGCATTGGCACGCGCCTGATGCAGGACGGATGCGTCAGCATCAAAACCCTTCAACGACAGGCCCGGCGGCGGTTCACGCCTGGCCGCCTGTGCTTCATCGCGCAGTTCTCGCCACACGCTGAGGTCGGTGCCCGGCCAGTGCAGCAAGCCATATTCATCCCGCAGCAATCCGGGGGCATGCTGTAACAGCATGCCGGCCGCTTCCACCAGCAGCGTGCCGCTGCCACAGAAAGGGTCCAGCAGTACCGGGGTACCGTCACCGGGCCAGCCTGCAGCGATCAGCATCGCCGCTGCCAGCGTCTCGCGCAGCGGCGCCAGGCCTCCCTCAAGACGGTAGCCGCGCCGCTGCAGGGATTCGCCACTGAAATCCACGAACAGCTCGCTGTGCGTCTCGCCCACGCTCATGCGCAGGCAGAGCGCACCGGCAGCCTGGTCCGACGGCGCCATGGCGGTCGGTGCCTGACGCAAAAAACGGCTGCGGGTGACACGGTTATCCCCACGCACACCACGTTCGTGGTCCACCCGTACATGGAGACGCCGTACATCCCGCGTATGCGTGGCCCAGTCAAACACCTGCGCCAGTACATCAGCGGCCTGCTCCGGAGCCCCCTCGTGCCGCGCCACGGGCAGCAGTACACGCTCGGCCACGCGGGACCAGAGGCATACACGCATCGCGGCCTGTACCCCGCCCTCCAGCCGTACCGCAGCGCCGCCCTGCTCCGTCGTCGCCAGGCCGAGGCCGGTCAGTTCGCGTTGCAGCAATGGCGCCAGGCCAGGCATGCAGGTAATGACAAATTCCATAACAAATCCGCTGCAAGTAGTTGAATAGCGCTTCAATCAATCTTGAGTGAACACCGGTTATTCAGCATATGCCTAACCACGCACCGGCATATGACAACTCGATATTCGACCTGCCCGTGCTGCGTTCCCATACTGGAATCGCACACATCGCCATGACGGCCTCCCGCCCGGCCTCTCCGGGCAAGCCTTCATGCGCCTCAGCTTTCACTTGGATTACTGCTACCAGGAAAGGGGAACAGTAGATGAAAAGACAGAAACGCGATCGGACCAACCGCGCTTATTCTCGAGGCTACCATGCCGGCTTACATGGCAAATCCCAGGATCTCTGCCCATTCGATGCCCTCATGTCCCGCTCAAGCTGGATCAACGGCTGGCGCGAAGGCCGTACCGACCATATCAACGGCTACGTGGGTGTGGCCAGCGTGCAGAATCTGAAGAACCTGGGCTGATTCCCCGCCCGGTACGATTTTTTGGCTCCACAACCTGTTCACCACGACGCGCGTCAAGCGCTCTCCAGGGCCCCTCCAGGGCCCTTTTTAATGCGATGCTGAAAAACGAACCTCTTCAAGCCACCTTCTGCATCGCCCGGACCGATTCCGCCACCAGCGCCGGCCCACGGTAGATCAGGCCGGTGTAGACCTGTACCAGCGGGGCACCCAGACGCTGTTTGTCTGCCGCGTCCTCGCCGGTCAGGATGCCACCCACCCCGATGACCGGCATGCGCCCGTCCAGTGCCTTCACCATGCTCGACAGCGCCTGATCCGCCAGGGGCTTCAGCGGCTGCCCGCTGAGGCCGCCCTGTTCGGTGCCGTGCGGCAGCGCTTCCACGTGCGGGCGCGTGATCGTGGTATTGCCCACCGTGACGCCATCAATGCCATGGCGTACCAGGGCTTCCGCCATCACGCCCATCGCCTCGGCATCGTTGTCCGGTGCGATCTTGATCACCAGCGGCACCCGGCGGCCGGCACGCTGGTCCAGTGCGGTCTGGCGTTCACGCAGGGTGCCCAGCAACGACTCCAGCGCGTCACCGTGCTGCAGCGTACGCAGGCCCGGCGTGTTCGGCGAGGACACGTTCACCACCACATAGCTGGCCTCGGTATGCACCCGGTCCAGGCAGTACAGGTAGTCATCCACCGCCTGTTCTACCGGCGTGCTGGCGTTCTTGCCGATATTGATACCCAGGACACCCTCGAAGCGGCGCGTGGCGACGGCCTTGACCAGATAGTCCACACCCCGGTTGTTGAACCCCATGCGGTTGATCAGGGCCGAGGCCGCCGGCAGCCGGAACATGCGTGGTTTGGGATTGCCCGGTTGCGGACGCGGCGTCACCGTGCCCACTTCGACAAACCCGAAGCCCAGGCTGGCCAGGCCGTCCACGCAGTCACCGTTCTTGTCCAGGCCCGCCGCAAGCCCCACCGGATTCGGAAACCGCAGCCCCATCACCTCCACCGGCATCGCCGGCACGCTGACCGGGTATAATCGGCCCAGCCCCTTGCGCAGCATCGCCAGCGTCAGTTCGTGCACAGTCTCTTCGGGCAGGGAAAACAGCAACGGGCGGGCGATCTGGTACAGCATGAGAGGCTCCGTGGTGGCGAATGGCGCGCATTATATACAACGGCGCGCCGGGGCGCCGTAGCTGCGGGTGGCGAGGCATTGCGGGCAGGAGAAAGCAGAAGGGCCGGCATGAGCCGGCCCTTCTGTGGGGTGCGGAGCGGTTAGCTGGCCTTTTGCTCGTGTTTGAGCAGGAAGCGGGCCAGTGCCGGCAGCAGCCAGAGCGCACCGATCATGTTCCAGAGGAACATGAAGGTGAGCAGAATGCCCATGTCGGCCTGGAACTTGATCGACGAGAACACCCAGAACACCACACCCACCGCCAATGCCAGGCCAGTGAATGCAACGGCCTTGCCGGTGGTTTTCAGCGTTTCGGAATAGGCTTCTTCCAGCGGCAGACCCGCCTTCAGATACTCTTCCAGCTTGCTGTAGATATAGATGCCGTAATCCACACCAATGCCGACACCCAGCGCGATGACCGGCAATGTCGCGACTTTCACGCCGATGCCCATCCAGGTCATCAGCGCCTGGCACAGCACTGACGTCAGGCCCAGCGGGATCAGGATACAGAGCACCGCCCGGATCGAGCGGAAGGCAATCAGACACAGCACCGCCACCACGGCGTACACCAGCGCCAGCATCGGGTACTGACTGGCATTGATGGTCTGGTTGGTCGCTGCTTCGATACCGGCGTTGCCGGAAGCCAGCTTGAATTCGATCACGTCCGGGTTATTGTGCGCTTGCGCGTACTTCGCCACAGCGTCTGTGACATTGTTCAGCGTCGCTGCGCGATGGTCGTCCAGGAACACATAGATCGGCGTCACTGAACAGTCCAGGTTATAGAGCGAATCCGGCATGAACATCATCGCGTTGTTCAGCGCGTACTGATCGCGGGATATGGTCGCCCACTTCAGGTTGCCTTCGTTGGTATTGGCACTGATCAGTTTCGCAGTGGACGCGATGGATGCCACGTCCTGCACGCCCGGCACGTTCAGCAGTGCCCACGACAGGCTGTCGATCTGCTGCATCGCGTCATAGCTGTTGCAGGCTTCCAGCGGTGTCTTGCCGATCACCACCAGCACGTCGGCACTGACGCTGTAGTTCGATACCAGCATGTTGATGTCGTGGTTGTACTGATAACGACGCTCCGGAATATAACCGCGCGGACACTCCTGCTCCTGACACGGGTCTGGCCACAGCTCAGGCGCACCACGGTCCAGATCCCCGACCTGGATATCCTTGGCGACCCACAGCCCGCCGGCGTAGCCCAGCGCTGCCACCACGATCGACGCAGCCGCCCAGCCCGGCCGGGCAAAGCGCGAGAAGAATGACGCCAGTGGATGCGAGCCGCCGCGCTTCTTGCGGATCTTCGCTATCGCAGACTCGCCTACGCCGGTGTATGACAGCAGCACCGGCACGATCACCAGGTTGGTGAGGATGATCACCGCCACGCCCACACTGGCAGCAATCGCCAGCTCACGAATCACGCCCACATCGATGATGTACAGCGTAACGAAACCAATCCCATCACTGACCAGCGCCACGACGCCGGGCACTGCCAGCACGGAGAAGGTCTTCATTGCCGCGCTGAGCTTGTCGAGCCCGTCGGCGGCGTTGTTGGCCAGCGCATTGACCATCTGGACGCCATGGCTCACCGCGATGGCGAAGACCAGGAACGGCACCAGCATCGAATAAGGGTCGATGGTGAAACCGAGCATGGAAACAACGCCCAGTTGCCAGATCACTGCGACAAATGAACACAGCGTCACCACCAGCGAACTGCGCAGGCTGCGGGTGTCAATCAACAGCAGCAGCGCTGTCAGGCCCAGCGTCACGAAGAAGAACATCGCGACTTCGGCTGCCGCCGCCATCACATCGCCGGCCATCTTGGCGGCGCCGACAATATGGATACGCAGGTCCGGGTACTTTTCCTGGTAGCGGCTACGGATGTCATCCAGCGCAGCGGACAACTGCGGGATATCGACAGTCGACCCTTCCGAAAGCACATCCAGCAGATTGGCGTGCACGATGGAAGAACGGAAATCATCCGCCACCAGGCTGCCAACATGCCGGGAACGCAGCACGTTGGTGCGCAGGTCTTCCAGGCTCTCGGCGGAACCATCGTAGGCCGGCGGAATGATCTCACCACCTTCGAAACCGTCCTCGGTCACCTCGGCCCAGCGGACGTTCGGCGTCCACAGCGAACTGATCTTGGACGGATCCACGCCATCCAGGGAGAACACTTCATCCGTGATCTCGCTGAGCGCCTGCATGTAGGTCTCGTTGAAGATGTCATCGTGGGTGACATCGGCCACGATCACCCGCACATCATTGCCAAGCGAGACATCGTTGCGGTGTTCCAGGAAGTTCTGAATGTACGGATGGCTGATCGGCACCATCTTGCGCACATCGGTATTGAGCTTGATATTGAGCGCCTGCATGCCCAGAAACACGGTCAGCGCCACGAAAACCAGCAGCAGCACTGGCCGCGCGCCAAACACGACCCGGGCCACGGCGGATGAAAATTTACCTGTCATGATGATCGCTCCCGCCGTTATCGGATGTTATCGAAAATACGCACGCCGCTGGCGCCTGCGGTGAGTACACCGCCGCCCTTGCGCGGCAATACCGACGAGATGGTCTGCCGACCCTGCACGAACTGTACCGACAGCATGCTGCCCTGATCATGGCTGGTCAGCACCGCGCCAGCGTTACCCACCATCACCAGGGTGCCATCGCTGAGGACGGTACCGGCATTGACACCACTGCGCAGGCCACTGCTGACTTTTTGCCAGGTTTCACCCCGGTCACGGCTGAGCCAGACATTGCCCTGCAGGCCGTGCGCCAGCAATGTGCGCACGTCCGAACTGACCGTACCGAAGAAAGTACCGTGGTAAGGGCTATCCAGTTTTGTCCAGGTCTCCCCCCGGTCGCGGGAGCGATACAGCGTGCCTTTTTCTCCGGAAATGAACAGCGTGTCCGGCTCGCCATTGAGCGGCGCGATGGAGTAGAAATGCCAGCCGTCGGCATTGTCCATGTCGCGGTTCGCCTGTTGCCAGCTATCGCCACCATCACGGGTTTCGACCATGTAACCGTAACCACCGACCGCGATGGCATGGCGGGTGGAATCACACCAGACATCGAGCAGTGGTGCACCGGAGGTATCGACCATGGCAGCACCTTCATCGGCGTACGGATCATCGCTGTAGAGGTCGTCGCTGTAGATATCGTCGTTGTACAGCTCTTCGTCGGAGAGCGCTTCATCGTCCAGCGCCTCGGCACCGTCATCCAGCGCGTCGCTGTACTGGAGCGTCCAGGTGGTGCCGCCATCGCGCGTGCCCAGCACAACGGCATCATGCCCTACTGCCCAGCCATGCTCCGCATCGGCGAAGCAGACCGCGGTCAGCAACACGCTGGTGGGCGTTTCCGCCTGCCGCCAGTGCTGGCCTTCGTCATCAGAATAAATAATGTGTCCACGGTCACCGACCGCAACCACCCTGTCCCCTGCCCGGGCCAGATCCACATAGATACTGCCACGCAGCAGCGGATCGGTGGCGGGGACCACCCCGTTTGCCTGCACGACTGCAGAGATGGCCAACAGGCCAAGCGCAACTGTTTTTTTCATTGGAACCTACTCGGCTAAAGCTGCCAGTCCTGAATTCACCCTTAATGAAAACCCCCGCTGCTTCCTTGAGCCGAAGCTGCTACGGCAACGGGACAGGAAAACAACAGGGGCTTGTCAAAACGGGCACGCTCACACGTGCCCGCGATCCGTGTCGGGACAATTACCGGCCGCGACGTCGCAGCGCGGCGGGGTGGAAATACTGGTCCCCCGGTGCCGGCTGAGTGAAATCGAGGCTGGACGGCTCTTCGTTAGACAGCAACTGCACGTGGTAACGACGGGCGCGCAGGTCGTGGAATGTATCCAGCGCGGTCCACTGAGTCGGCACCTCGTAGTAGTTCTTGATGTACGCCAGGCTGACACGCCACAGGTCGCCACGGCTGTCGTACTGGTCGATGGCCGCGATCTGCCAGGAGTCCGCATCAATGTAGAAGGTACGGCGCGCATAGATGTGACGCTGGCCTTCTTTCAATGTGGCTTCCACAACCCAGACGCGGTGCAGTTCCCACCGGGTGTACTCGGGGTTGAGGTGGCCCGGCAGCAGCAGGTCGCTGTATTTCACGCTCGGGTCGGCCAGACGGTAGTTGTTGTACGGAATGTACATTTCCACCGGCTGCTCGTTCACCATGCGCCAGTTGTAGCGATCCGGCGAGCCGTTGTACATGTCGGTATCATCGGCAGTACGCAGACCGTCC is from Isoalcanivorax pacificus W11-5 and encodes:
- the rlmKL gene encoding bifunctional 23S rRNA (guanine(2069)-N(7))-methyltransferase RlmK/23S rRNA (guanine(2445)-N(2))-methyltransferase RlmL → MEFVITCMPGLAPLLQRELTGLGLATTEQGGAAVRLEGGVQAAMRVCLWSRVAERVLLPVARHEGAPEQAADVLAQVFDWATHTRDVRRLHVRVDHERGVRGDNRVTRSRFLRQAPTAMAPSDQAAGALCLRMSVGETHSELFVDFSGESLQRRGYRLEGGLAPLRETLAAAMLIAAGWPGDGTPVLLDPFCGSGTLLVEAAGMLLQHAPGLLRDEYGLLHWPGTDLSVWRELRDEAQAARREPPPGLSLKGFDADASVLHQARANAERAGVGALIHLERRELGALRARDFAGDKGLVVTNPPWGERLEEQQRAGWLYYALGQVLGRLAPHWHALVVASQVEALDRSGMQMLESWRVRNGPMQVYLRRMTPQRKVPPPPLQVVGEAAFDVPEPAQALVNRLRKNSRQLRRWLDQSGVQAYRLYDRDLPEFNFSIDIYGDKALVQEYAPPKTIDEQAAAQRRTLAVSAVRAALGVHREQVFLRTRSQQKGKGQYQKLDQGSDYHVVTEGEARLLINLRDYLDSGLFLDHRPMRLRLGEEARGKRFLNLFGYTGAASVHAALGGASRTVTVDASRRYLDWAGCNLAANGFGMRQHELVRADVRQWVEDTPQQFDLIFCDPPTFSNNKSRDDFVVQRDHGDLIRALMKRLEPGGTLYFSCNFRRFELEENIRRWYVVEDITRWSIPPDFSRNERIHHCYRITHGHED
- the rmf gene encoding ribosome modulation factor, yielding MKRQKRDRTNRAYSRGYHAGLHGKSQDLCPFDALMSRSSWINGWREGRTDHINGYVGVASVQNLKNLG
- a CDS encoding quinone-dependent dihydroorotate dehydrogenase yields the protein MLYQIARPLLFSLPEETVHELTLAMLRKGLGRLYPVSVPAMPVEVMGLRFPNPVGLAAGLDKNGDCVDGLASLGFGFVEVGTVTPRPQPGNPKPRMFRLPAASALINRMGFNNRGVDYLVKAVATRRFEGVLGINIGKNASTPVEQAVDDYLYCLDRVHTEASYVVVNVSSPNTPGLRTLQHGDALESLLGTLRERQTALDQRAGRRVPLVIKIAPDNDAEAMGVMAEALVRHGIDGVTVGNTTITRPHVEALPHGTEQGGLSGQPLKPLADQALSSMVKALDGRMPVIGVGGILTGEDAADKQRLGAPLVQVYTGLIYRGPALVAESVRAMQKVA
- a CDS encoding efflux RND transporter permease subunit, whose translation is MTGKFSSAVARVVFGARPVLLLVFVALTVFLGMQALNIKLNTDVRKMVPISHPYIQNFLEHRNDVSLGNDVRVIVADVTHDDIFNETYMQALSEITDEVFSLDGVDPSKISSLWTPNVRWAEVTEDGFEGGEIIPPAYDGSAESLEDLRTNVLRSRHVGSLVADDFRSSIVHANLLDVLSEGSTVDIPQLSAALDDIRSRYQEKYPDLRIHIVGAAKMAGDVMAAAAEVAMFFFVTLGLTALLLLIDTRSLRSSLVVTLCSFVAVIWQLGVVSMLGFTIDPYSMLVPFLVFAIAVSHGVQMVNALANNAADGLDKLSAAMKTFSVLAVPGVVALVSDGIGFVTLYIIDVGVIRELAIAASVGVAVIILTNLVIVPVLLSYTGVGESAIAKIRKKRGGSHPLASFFSRFARPGWAAASIVVAALGYAGGLWVAKDIQVGDLDRGAPELWPDPCQEQECPRGYIPERRYQYNHDINMLVSNYSVSADVLVVIGKTPLEACNSYDAMQQIDSLSWALLNVPGVQDVASIASTAKLISANTNEGNLKWATISRDQYALNNAMMFMPDSLYNLDCSVTPIYVFLDDHRAATLNNVTDAVAKYAQAHNNPDVIEFKLASGNAGIEAATNQTINASQYPMLALVYAVVAVLCLIAFRSIRAVLCILIPLGLTSVLCQALMTWMGIGVKVATLPVIALGVGIGVDYGIYIYSKLEEYLKAGLPLEEAYSETLKTTGKAVAFTGLALAVGVVFWVFSSIKFQADMGILLTFMFLWNMIGALWLLPALARFLLKHEQKAS
- a CDS encoding WD40/YVTN/BNR-like repeat-containing protein translates to MKKTVALGLLAISAVVQANGVVPATDPLLRGSIYVDLARAGDRVVAVGDRGHIIYSDDEGQHWRQAETPTSVLLTAVCFADAEHGWAVGHDAVVLGTRDGGTTWTLQYSDALDDGAEALDDEALSDEELYNDDIYSDDLYSDDPYADEGAAMVDTSGAPLLDVWCDSTRHAIAVGGYGYMVETRDGGDSWQQANRDMDNADGWHFYSIAPLNGEPDTLFISGEKGTLYRSRDRGETWTKLDSPYHGTFFGTVSSDVRTLLAHGLQGNVWLSRDRGETWQKVSSGLRSGVNAGTVLSDGTLVMVGNAGAVLTSHDQGSMLSVQFVQGRQTISSVLPRKGGGVLTAGASGVRIFDNIR